One genomic region from Biomphalaria glabrata chromosome 7, xgBioGlab47.1, whole genome shotgun sequence encodes:
- the LOC129927147 gene encoding circumsporozoite protein-like, whose translation MYETSDTEAGAYEHHYQPRDNGQPWDYGQPRDNGQPRGNGQPRDNGQPRDNGQPRDNGQPWGNGQPRGNGQPRDNGQPRDNGQPRGNGQPRDNIQPLGNGQPRYNGQPRDNGQSRDNGQPPSLFQRSVFQSRLTKDVHDEIDINSFSPN comes from the exons ATGTATGAGACCTCTGACACAGAAGCTGGCGCGTACGAGCA TCATTACCAGCCTCGGGATAATGGCCAGCCTTGGGATTATGGCCAGCCTCGGGATAATGGCCAGCCTCGGGGTAATGGCCAGCCTCGGGATAATGGCCAGCCTCGGGATAATGGCCAGCCTCGGGATAATGGCCAGCCTTGGGGTAATGGCCAGCCTCGGGGTAATGGCCAGCCTCGGGATAATGGCCAGCCTCGGGATAATGGTCAGCCTCGGGGTAATGGCCAGCCTCGGGATAATATCCAGCCTCTGGGTAATGGCCAGCCTAGGTATAATGGCCAGCCTCGGGATAATGGCCAGTCTCGGGATAATGGCCAACCTCCCTCATTGTTTCAACGTTCTGTGTTTCAAAGTAGATTAACAAAAGATGTGCATGACGAAATtgacattaactctttctctcctaattga